A region from the Agrococcus sp. SL85 genome encodes:
- a CDS encoding YaeQ family protein gives MAIGATVHTFEVQLSDVDRGVYEELSLKVAQHPSETTAFMVTRVLALCLEHEEGIGFGDGVAGGDEPAVVARDLTGALTAWIEIGAPEAERVHRGSMAAERTAVYTHRDPDRVAGRWAGKRIHRAGEVRLVSFDAGFVDAVAAAVARRTSMSVSRTEGTLYVEVNGTSLSSAVHERAAG, from the coding sequence ATGGCCATCGGCGCGACCGTCCACACCTTCGAGGTGCAGCTCTCCGACGTCGATCGCGGGGTCTACGAGGAGCTCTCGCTCAAGGTCGCGCAGCACCCCTCGGAGACGACCGCGTTCATGGTCACGCGCGTGCTCGCGCTCTGCCTCGAGCACGAGGAGGGCATCGGCTTCGGCGACGGGGTCGCGGGCGGCGACGAGCCCGCGGTCGTCGCGCGCGACCTCACGGGCGCGCTCACCGCGTGGATCGAGATCGGCGCGCCCGAGGCCGAGCGCGTGCACCGCGGCTCGATGGCCGCGGAGCGCACGGCCGTCTACACGCACCGCGACCCCGACCGCGTGGCCGGGCGCTGGGCGGGCAAGCGCATCCACCGGGCCGGGGAGGTGCGGCTCGTGTCGTTCGACGCCGGCTTCGTCGACGCGGTGGCGGCGGCGGTCGCGCGCCGCACGAGCATGAGCGTCTCGCGCACCGAGGGCACGCTCTACGTCGAGGTGAACGGCACCTCGCTGTCGTCGGCCGTGCACGAGCGCGCCGCCGGCTGA
- a CDS encoding NAD(P)H-quinone dehydrogenase, whose translation MEHVSAFERKQRVVIIGGGPGGYEAALAGARLGAEVTLIERTGVGGAAILTDVVPSKSLIATAESAAAIRDAAQLGVQFSVRGDSGRPQRPEVNVNLRAVNRRLLSLAAKQSLDMKADLEKAGVTIVQGEGRLDGTGRVVVSTGKQGADFDEFEADTIVVSVGATPRQLPSAMPDGERILTWTQLYGLEEVPEHLIVVGSGVTGAEFASAYSLIGAEVTLVSSRDQVLPGEDADAAAVIEEVFTRQGMQVLSKSRAERVERTDAGVVVHLTDGRTVEGSHCLMAVGSIPNTAGIGLEEAGLEMAPSGHILVNRVARTNLPNVYAVGDCADALPLASVASMQGRTAMFHALGDAVDPISMRTVASNIFTQPEIATVGWSQKQIEEGIAQGEVYRIDLATNARAKMMGIEDGFVKLFARTGSGTVIGGVIVAPKASELIYPVTIAMEHRLTVDQLARVFPVFPSLTGSIADAARAMHRVDES comes from the coding sequence ATGGAGCACGTGAGTGCATTCGAGCGCAAGCAGCGCGTGGTGATCATCGGCGGTGGACCCGGCGGCTACGAGGCGGCGCTCGCGGGCGCGCGGCTCGGCGCGGAGGTGACGCTCATCGAGCGCACGGGCGTGGGCGGCGCGGCGATCCTCACCGACGTCGTGCCCTCGAAGTCGCTCATCGCCACCGCCGAGTCGGCGGCCGCGATCCGCGACGCCGCGCAGCTGGGCGTGCAGTTCTCGGTGCGCGGCGACTCCGGGAGGCCCCAGCGGCCCGAGGTCAACGTCAACCTGCGGGCCGTCAACCGCCGCCTGCTCTCGCTCGCCGCGAAGCAGTCGCTCGACATGAAGGCCGACCTCGAGAAGGCCGGCGTCACGATCGTGCAGGGCGAGGGGCGCCTCGACGGCACGGGCCGCGTGGTCGTCTCGACCGGCAAGCAGGGCGCCGACTTCGACGAGTTCGAGGCCGACACGATCGTCGTCTCGGTGGGCGCGACGCCCCGCCAGCTGCCGAGCGCGATGCCCGACGGCGAGCGCATCCTCACCTGGACCCAGCTGTACGGGCTCGAGGAGGTGCCGGAGCACCTCATCGTCGTCGGCTCCGGCGTCACGGGCGCCGAGTTCGCCTCGGCCTACTCGCTCATCGGCGCCGAGGTGACGCTCGTCTCGAGCCGCGACCAGGTGCTGCCCGGCGAGGACGCCGACGCCGCCGCGGTCATCGAGGAGGTCTTCACCCGCCAGGGCATGCAGGTGCTGTCGAAGTCGCGCGCGGAGCGCGTCGAGCGCACCGACGCCGGCGTCGTCGTGCACCTCACCGACGGCCGCACCGTCGAGGGCTCGCACTGCCTCATGGCGGTCGGCTCGATCCCGAACACCGCGGGCATCGGGCTCGAGGAGGCCGGGCTCGAGATGGCGCCGTCGGGCCACATCCTCGTGAACCGCGTCGCGCGCACGAACCTCCCGAACGTCTACGCGGTCGGCGACTGCGCCGACGCGCTGCCGCTCGCCTCCGTGGCCTCGATGCAGGGCCGCACGGCGATGTTCCACGCGCTCGGCGACGCCGTCGATCCGATCTCGATGCGCACCGTGGCCTCGAACATCTTCACGCAGCCCGAGATCGCGACGGTCGGCTGGTCGCAGAAGCAGATCGAGGAGGGGATCGCGCAGGGCGAGGTCTACCGCATCGACCTCGCGACGAACGCGCGCGCGAAGATGATGGGCATCGAGGACGGCTTCGTGAAGCTGTTCGCGCGCACGGGCTCCGGCACGGTCATCGGCGGCGTCATCGTGGCGCCGAAGGCCTCCGAGCTCATCTACCCGGTGACGATCGCGATGGAGCACCGCCTCACGGTCGACCAGCTCGCCCGAGTCTTCCCCGTGTTCCCCTCCCTCACGGGCTCGATCGCCGACGCCGCGCGCGCGATGCACCGCGTCGACGAGTCCTGA
- a CDS encoding DUF6596 domain-containing protein, whose product MIDEGALRERWPTAWPSVVRQLAAHSGSVDAGEELAAEAFARAVAHPEPIDDLVAWCATVGRRAHLDRVRRAAVRERAAPELALRAEAAAEHAPPGAGGVDDRLALLHVACDPALGLGSRLVLALRLVCGLETGRIAWHLGIDPRAASARLTRAKRQLAEAAGAFRVPDRDERASRLPAVLECIAAVHAVGQRDALQPGSPADDLGRSALTLAVAASRDQPEDAEARALVAVVLLALARRPGRFDAEGVALPLDEVDRRRWDRRLALAGLERAAEVAGTGGRFALEASIAALHVMARSPRATDWRTIVALHEQLLVVRPSAAARVAAAVARGRLALEEGGDGADVAAEPGRARARRPRGLAARRRAGARRPRLAARLARRGSRPLRAARPGGSRRRSRRSPGAASARPEPGRPRRAPATRRPARW is encoded by the coding sequence GTGATCGACGAGGGGGCGCTGCGCGAGCGGTGGCCGACGGCCTGGCCGAGCGTCGTGCGGCAGCTCGCCGCGCACTCCGGCTCGGTCGACGCGGGGGAGGAGCTCGCGGCCGAGGCCTTCGCGCGCGCCGTCGCGCACCCCGAGCCGATCGACGACCTCGTCGCCTGGTGCGCGACCGTCGGCCGCCGCGCGCACCTCGACCGCGTCCGCCGCGCCGCCGTGCGCGAGCGGGCGGCGCCCGAGCTCGCGCTGCGCGCCGAGGCGGCCGCCGAGCACGCGCCGCCGGGCGCAGGGGGCGTCGACGACCGCCTGGCGCTCCTGCACGTCGCATGCGACCCCGCGCTCGGGCTCGGCAGCCGCCTCGTGCTCGCGCTGCGGCTCGTGTGCGGGCTCGAGACAGGGCGGATCGCCTGGCACCTCGGGATCGACCCGCGGGCGGCCTCGGCGCGGCTCACGCGTGCGAAGCGGCAGCTCGCCGAGGCTGCGGGGGCGTTCCGCGTGCCGGACCGCGACGAGCGCGCGTCGCGCCTGCCGGCGGTGCTCGAGTGCATCGCCGCCGTGCACGCCGTCGGCCAGCGCGACGCCCTGCAGCCCGGGAGCCCCGCCGACGACCTGGGGCGCAGCGCGCTCACCCTCGCGGTCGCGGCCTCGCGCGACCAGCCGGAGGACGCGGAGGCGCGGGCGCTCGTGGCCGTCGTGCTGCTCGCGCTCGCGCGCAGACCGGGCCGCTTCGACGCCGAGGGCGTCGCGCTGCCGCTCGACGAGGTCGACCGCCGGCGCTGGGACCGCCGGCTGGCGCTCGCGGGCCTCGAGCGGGCCGCCGAGGTCGCCGGCACCGGCGGCCGCTTCGCGCTCGAGGCGTCGATCGCGGCGCTGCACGTCATGGCTCGAAGCCCGCGGGCGACCGACTGGCGCACGATCGTCGCGCTCCACGAGCAGCTGCTCGTCGTGCGGCCCTCCGCGGCGGCGCGCGTCGCCGCGGCGGTCGCGCGCGGGCGCCTCGCGCTGGAGGAGGGTGGCGACGGTGCGGATGTGGCGGCCGAGCCTGGCCGCGCTCGAGCACGACGGCCCCGCGGCCTCGCGGCGCGACGCCGCGCTGGCGCTCGCCGACCTCGACTGGCAGCGCGGCTGGCGCGCCGAGGCAGCCGCCCGCTACGAGCGGCTCGCCCCGGAGGCTCCCGGCGCCGCTCGCGGCGTTCGCCCGGCGCCGCATCCGCGAGGCCTGAGCCAGGACGCCCGCGCCGGGCGCCCGCTACTCGGCGGCCGGCTCGATGGTGA
- a CDS encoding acetyl/propionyl/methylcrotonyl-CoA carboxylase subunit alpha, producing the protein MPRITKVLIANRGEIAVRIIRAAKDAGIGSVAVYAEPDRDAQHVQLADEAYSLHGATSAESYLVIDKILSVVRRSGADAVHPGYGFLAENADFARAVIAAGITWIGPSPEAIEQLGDKVSARHIAESVGAPLAPGTINPVEGADEVLEFVDEHGLPVAIKAAFGGGGRGLKVARTRDEVAQQFDSATREAIAAFGRGECFVEKYLDKPRHVETQCLADAHGNVVVVSTRDCSLQRRHQKLVEEAPAPFVTPEQEAELRRASKAILRAAAYVGAGTCEFLIGADGTISFLEVNTRLQVEHPVSEEVTGIDLVREQFRIAEGEALGYDDPEVRGHSFEFRINGEDPGTGFMPQPGPVRIYRAPSGPGVRVDSGVVAGDVIGGNFDSMLAKLVVTGRTREEALARSRRALAEFEVDGLPTVLPFHRRIVDHPAFAPEGGEPFSVYTSWIETEFDNDLPAWGGEPGEIGGPEPRREVVVEADGKRIAVSMPKRLFSDAKDAKGPAPRRTRAALSGATSGAIVSPMQATVVKAAVAEGDRVVAGDLLVVLEAMKMEQPLQAPIDGTITFVDAPVGQTIPSGHPLVTIEPAAE; encoded by the coding sequence ATGCCCCGCATCACCAAGGTCCTCATCGCCAACCGCGGCGAGATCGCCGTCCGCATCATCCGCGCCGCGAAGGACGCAGGCATCGGCTCCGTCGCCGTCTACGCGGAGCCGGACCGCGACGCGCAGCACGTGCAGCTCGCCGACGAGGCGTACTCGCTGCACGGCGCGACGAGCGCCGAGTCGTACCTCGTGATCGACAAGATCCTCTCGGTCGTGCGCCGCTCGGGCGCCGACGCGGTGCACCCCGGCTACGGCTTCCTCGCCGAGAACGCCGACTTCGCGCGCGCGGTCATCGCGGCGGGCATCACGTGGATCGGCCCGAGCCCCGAGGCGATCGAGCAGCTGGGCGACAAGGTGTCCGCGCGGCACATCGCCGAGTCGGTCGGCGCGCCCCTCGCGCCCGGCACGATCAACCCCGTCGAGGGCGCCGACGAGGTGCTCGAGTTCGTCGACGAGCACGGGCTGCCCGTCGCCATCAAGGCGGCGTTCGGCGGCGGCGGCCGCGGCCTCAAGGTGGCCCGCACCCGCGACGAGGTCGCGCAGCAGTTCGACTCCGCGACGCGCGAGGCGATCGCGGCGTTCGGCCGCGGCGAGTGCTTCGTCGAGAAGTACCTCGACAAGCCCCGCCACGTCGAGACCCAGTGCCTCGCCGACGCCCACGGCAACGTCGTCGTCGTCTCGACCCGCGACTGCTCGCTGCAGCGCCGCCACCAGAAGCTCGTCGAGGAGGCCCCCGCGCCCTTCGTCACCCCCGAGCAGGAGGCCGAGCTGCGCCGCGCCTCGAAGGCGATCCTCCGCGCCGCCGCCTATGTGGGCGCGGGCACGTGCGAGTTCCTCATCGGCGCCGACGGCACCATCTCGTTCCTCGAGGTCAACACGCGCCTGCAGGTCGAGCACCCCGTCTCCGAGGAGGTCACGGGGATCGACCTCGTGCGCGAGCAGTTCCGCATCGCCGAGGGCGAGGCGCTCGGCTACGACGACCCCGAGGTGCGCGGCCACTCCTTCGAGTTCCGCATCAACGGCGAGGACCCGGGCACCGGCTTCATGCCGCAGCCCGGCCCCGTGCGCATCTACCGCGCCCCCTCGGGCCCGGGCGTGCGCGTCGACTCCGGCGTGGTCGCGGGCGACGTCATCGGCGGCAACTTCGACTCGATGCTCGCGAAGCTCGTCGTCACCGGCCGCACGCGCGAGGAGGCGCTCGCGCGCTCGCGGCGGGCGCTCGCCGAGTTCGAGGTCGACGGCCTGCCCACCGTGCTCCCCTTCCACCGCCGCATCGTCGACCACCCGGCGTTCGCGCCCGAGGGCGGCGAGCCCTTCTCGGTCTACACCTCCTGGATCGAGACCGAGTTCGACAACGACCTGCCGGCGTGGGGCGGCGAGCCGGGCGAGATCGGCGGGCCGGAGCCACGCCGCGAGGTGGTCGTCGAGGCCGACGGCAAGCGCATCGCCGTGTCGATGCCGAAGCGCCTCTTCTCGGACGCGAAGGACGCGAAGGGTCCCGCGCCGCGGCGCACGCGCGCGGCGCTCTCGGGCGCCACGAGCGGCGCGATCGTCTCGCCGATGCAGGCGACGGTCGTGAAGGCCGCGGTCGCCGAGGGCGATCGGGTCGTCGCGGGCGACCTGCTCGTCGTGCTCGAGGCCATGAAGATGGAGCAGCCGCTGCAGGCGCCCATCGACGGCACGATCACGTTCGTCGACGCGCCCGTCGGTCAGACGATCCCCTCGGGCCACCCGCTCGTCACCATCGAGCCGGCCGCCGAGTAG
- a CDS encoding TetR/AcrR family transcriptional regulator gives MTPRMSQDDRRAQILDAVLPVVLERGLAVTSKQLAEAAGVAEGTLYKSFGDKESLLRALVAREGRREDDATAWLQAGGGEGATLHELVEGIALRGIAQYGRQFRLFQMLGALMQHPTGEELAEWERMLDPWIAALAERGDELGLAPDRAASILRMLVVAASHEGGWGVAMPADDVCRVFLHGVAAPAAVPA, from the coding sequence GTGACCCCTCGGATGAGCCAGGACGACCGGCGCGCGCAGATCCTCGACGCCGTGCTGCCCGTCGTCCTCGAGCGCGGGCTCGCCGTCACCTCGAAGCAGCTCGCCGAGGCGGCCGGCGTCGCCGAGGGCACGCTCTACAAGTCGTTCGGCGACAAGGAGTCGCTCCTGCGGGCGCTCGTCGCCCGCGAGGGGCGGCGCGAGGACGACGCGACCGCCTGGCTGCAGGCGGGCGGGGGCGAGGGCGCGACGCTCCACGAGCTCGTCGAGGGCATCGCCCTCCGCGGCATCGCGCAGTACGGCCGCCAGTTCCGCCTCTTCCAGATGCTCGGCGCCCTGATGCAGCATCCGACCGGCGAGGAGCTCGCCGAGTGGGAGCGCATGCTCGACCCGTGGATCGCGGCGCTCGCCGAGCGCGGCGACGAGCTCGGGCTCGCGCCCGACCGGGCCGCCTCGATCCTCCGCATGCTCGTCGTCGCCGCCTCGCACGAGGGCGGCTGGGGCGTCGCGATGCCGGCCGACGACGTCTGCCGCGTCTTCCTCCACGGCGTTGCCGCACCCGCGGCCGTGCCCGCCTGA
- a CDS encoding ABC transporter ATP-binding protein, translated as MLWTLMVRSVKPSWLLLLGVIVFQFVQALLSLMLPTINADIIDEGVLQGDTATIWRLGGEMLGMSLGQVVANLLAILLGARLAMRAGRDMRAEVFARVGDFSEQDVQRFGAASLITRTTNDVQQVQMLILMSCTMLLAAPLLAVGGIVMAIRADGTLAWLIAVVVPVMLGVMLLVVARLVPIFRLLQERIDRINRVMREQLTGIRVVRAFVQEPRERRRFDEANEGVYDAMLRTGNLFVLLFPVVMLILNGSSIAVIWFGGQLVDAGELQVGTMMAFLQYLMQILMGVMMVSFLTMMIPRAAVSARRIGEVLGTEPSIERGEGGAAPEPDGRVVFDDVTFAYPGADEPVLRGVSFTAEPGQTVAIIGSTGAGKSTVVGLLARLFDVTGGAVRIGGVDVREADAEALWAQIGLVPQRPYLFSGTVASNLRYGDPEASDEELWRALETAQAAGFVRERDGQLESPIAQGGTDVSGGQRQRLSIARALVKRPAVLVFDDSFSALDLTTDARLRAALDRDAAGATRIVVAQRVSTIVDADRIVVLDDGRVVGLGTHEELLATNDTYREIADSQMAVEA; from the coding sequence ATGCTGTGGACGCTCATGGTCCGCTCCGTGAAGCCGAGCTGGCTGCTGCTGCTCGGCGTCATCGTCTTCCAGTTCGTGCAGGCGCTGCTCTCGCTCATGCTGCCCACGATCAACGCCGACATCATCGACGAGGGCGTCCTCCAGGGCGACACCGCGACCATCTGGCGCCTCGGCGGCGAGATGCTCGGGATGAGCCTCGGGCAGGTGGTCGCGAACCTCCTCGCCATCCTGCTGGGCGCGCGCCTCGCGATGCGCGCGGGCCGCGACATGCGCGCCGAGGTCTTCGCGCGCGTCGGCGACTTCTCGGAGCAGGACGTGCAGCGCTTCGGCGCCGCGAGCCTCATCACCCGCACGACGAACGACGTGCAGCAGGTGCAGATGCTCATCCTCATGTCCTGCACGATGCTGCTCGCCGCGCCGCTGCTCGCGGTCGGCGGCATCGTCATGGCGATCCGCGCCGACGGCACGCTCGCCTGGCTGATCGCGGTCGTCGTGCCCGTGATGCTCGGCGTCATGCTGCTCGTCGTCGCGCGCCTCGTGCCGATCTTCCGGCTGCTGCAGGAGCGCATCGACCGCATCAACCGGGTGATGCGCGAGCAGCTCACGGGGATCCGCGTCGTGCGCGCCTTCGTGCAGGAGCCGCGCGAGCGCCGCCGCTTCGACGAGGCCAACGAGGGCGTCTACGACGCGATGCTGCGCACCGGCAACCTCTTCGTGCTGCTCTTCCCCGTCGTCATGCTCATCCTCAACGGCTCGTCGATCGCCGTCATCTGGTTCGGCGGCCAGCTCGTCGACGCCGGGGAGCTGCAGGTGGGCACCATGATGGCGTTCCTGCAGTACCTCATGCAGATCCTCATGGGCGTCATGATGGTGAGCTTCCTCACGATGATGATCCCGAGGGCCGCGGTCTCCGCGCGCCGGATCGGCGAGGTGCTCGGCACCGAGCCCTCGATCGAGCGCGGCGAGGGCGGTGCCGCGCCGGAGCCCGACGGCCGCGTCGTCTTCGACGACGTCACCTTCGCCTACCCGGGCGCCGACGAGCCCGTGCTGCGCGGCGTCTCCTTCACGGCCGAGCCCGGCCAGACGGTCGCGATCATCGGCTCCACGGGCGCCGGCAAGTCGACGGTCGTGGGCCTCCTCGCCCGCCTCTTCGACGTGACGGGCGGCGCCGTCCGGATCGGCGGCGTCGACGTGCGCGAGGCCGACGCCGAGGCGCTCTGGGCGCAGATCGGCCTCGTGCCGCAGCGCCCCTACCTCTTCTCGGGCACCGTCGCCTCGAACCTCCGCTACGGCGACCCCGAGGCGAGCGACGAGGAGCTGTGGCGCGCGCTCGAGACCGCGCAGGCCGCGGGCTTCGTGCGCGAGCGGGACGGGCAGCTGGAGTCGCCGATCGCCCAGGGCGGCACCGACGTCTCTGGCGGCCAGCGGCAGCGGCTCTCGATCGCGCGGGCGCTCGTCAAGCGGCCCGCGGTGCTCGTCTTCGACGACTCCTTCAGCGCCCTCGACCTCACGACCGACGCGCGGCTGCGGGCCGCGCTCGACCGCGACGCGGCAGGGGCCACCCGCATCGTCGTCGCCCAGCGCGTCTCGACGATCGTCGACGCGGACCGCATCGTCGTGCTCGACGACGGCAGGGTCGTGGGGCTCGGCACCCACGAGGAGCTGCTCGCCACGAACGACACCTACCGCGAGATCGCCGACTCGCAGATGGCAGTGGAGGCCTGA